In the Desulfuromonas sp. genome, one interval contains:
- a CDS encoding GxxExxY protein, which translates to MGKENHISRLVMDAAFHVHSALGPGLLESVYENVLAYELARREIRVERQVPVAVTYEGKTFDEGFRADLVVADSLIVELKSVEKVIPVHKKQLLTYLRLSGKKLGLLINFGESRLKDGIFRVVNGL; encoded by the coding sequence ATGGGTAAAGAGAATCATATTTCACGACTGGTCATGGATGCGGCGTTTCATGTCCATAGTGCTTTGGGGCCGGGTCTTTTGGAATCGGTCTATGAGAATGTTCTGGCCTATGAACTTGCCAGGAGAGAGATTCGGGTTGAGCGGCAGGTGCCGGTCGCCGTTACCTACGAGGGCAAGACCTTTGATGAGGGATTCCGGGCCGATCTGGTTGTGGCGGATTCTCTGATTGTGGAATTGAAGTCGGTGGAAAAAGTGATTCCCGTTCACAAAAAACAGCTCCTGACCTACCTAAGACTGTCAGGCAAAAAACTCGGCTTGCTTATCAACTTCGGCGAATCGCGCCTGAAGGACGGTATATTTCGCGTGGTCAACGGCCTGTGA
- a CDS encoding M20/M25/M40 family metallo-hydrolase: MKFFAAVLLLILCGCSAAPSLPPAPESGKIGRDSLYRTVVALAAEGGNLGRFRALQGRIDELGLTHLARTEPIDWFSLQNNLLIEVPGTTPRIVYLTAHYDKTDANPLKFLSLLLNGALDEFISWSFLSQGAIDNATGVAVALELAAALSESPPGPFTYRILFPGAEESGMRGSRAHVARLSKQEKERILIAVNIDSVGVAFSPNCVTTGISDEELVEQVGTLADSLGVYLGQEPFSPGLSSDYVPFQSASFSEDLLLGLETNLVGGLLPQRSWFTSSHELPVLNFSACNLFDGKDYLAYVLHVPFGRLHGPRDNLQQVDLARLHEQFNIGYFLLRSWEEDPSLIDSSRY; the protein is encoded by the coding sequence TTGAAGTTTTTCGCCGCAGTCCTGCTGCTCATTCTTTGCGGATGCTCCGCAGCGCCTTCCTTGCCCCCCGCTCCCGAATCGGGGAAGATCGGTCGCGATTCGCTTTACCGCACGGTCGTCGCTCTCGCCGCCGAAGGCGGGAACCTGGGCCGATTCCGCGCGCTCCAGGGGCGCATCGACGAACTCGGCCTGACCCACCTGGCCCGCACCGAGCCGATCGACTGGTTCAGCCTCCAGAATAACCTGCTGATCGAAGTCCCCGGCACCACTCCCCGGATCGTCTACCTCACCGCCCATTACGACAAGACCGACGCAAATCCCCTCAAGTTCCTCAGCCTCCTTCTCAACGGGGCCCTGGACGAATTCATCTCCTGGTCCTTCCTCTCGCAAGGGGCCATCGACAACGCCACCGGGGTGGCCGTCGCCCTCGAGCTCGCCGCCGCCCTGAGCGAGTCGCCGCCGGGGCCGTTCACCTACCGGATTCTCTTCCCCGGGGCCGAGGAGTCGGGCATGCGCGGCAGCCGCGCCCACGTGGCGCGCCTATCGAAACAGGAGAAAGAGCGCATCCTCATCGCCGTCAACATCGACAGCGTCGGCGTCGCCTTCTCCCCCAACTGCGTCACCACGGGAATCTCCGACGAGGAGCTGGTCGAGCAGGTCGGCACGCTCGCCGACAGCCTCGGGGTCTATCTCGGGCAGGAGCCGTTTTCTCCCGGGCTCTCCTCGGACTACGTCCCCTTCCAGAGCGCGAGCTTCTCCGAAGATTTACTCCTCGGCCTCGAGACCAACCTTGTCGGCGGCCTGCTCCCCCAGAGGAGCTGGTTCACCTCCTCGCACGAGTTGCCGGTGCTCAATTTCAGCGCCTGCAACCTCTTCGACGGCAAAGACTACCTCGCCTACGTCCTTCATGTCCCCTTCGGCCGCCTGCACGGCCCCCGCGACAACCTGCAACAGGTCGATCTCGCCCGCCTCCACGAGCAGTTCAATATCGGTTATTTCCTTCTGCGCAGCTGGGAGGAAGACCCTTCCCTGATCGACTCTTCCCGTTATTAG
- a CDS encoding phenylacetate--CoA ligase — translation MRIWDPVNECLSRDELEMLQLTRLRSTLERVCRAVPCYQEKFRDLGIEHGDVSTLQDLAKLPFTTKEDLRLGYPYGMFAVPLREVVRIHSSSGTTGKPTVVGYTRADLNSWTELAARFMTAAGVTDEDIVHVAFGYGLFTGAFGLHYGAERIGASVIPMSSGNTDKQLMIMQDYRSTALVSTPSYALTMADRMEKVGIDPAGLALRVGLFGAEPWSEQMRREIEERLGIVATDNYGLSEVMGPGIAGECLHRRGMHIFEDQFIAEIIDPDSGEVLPPGSVGELVLTTINKEAFPMIRYRTRDITRLHYEPCDCGRTHVRMEKTMGRSDDMLIIKGVNVFPTQIEEVLFQVEGCEPHYQLVVEREGSSDTLEVQVEVNERIFFDEMKKQRAFVDMLQKRLVSTLGVGAKVKLVEPSSMPRHEGKAQRVIDRRNL, via the coding sequence ATGCGTATCTGGGACCCCGTCAACGAATGCCTCTCCCGGGATGAGCTGGAGATGCTCCAGCTGACCCGGCTGCGCTCCACCCTGGAGCGGGTCTGCCGGGCCGTCCCCTGCTACCAGGAGAAATTCCGGGATCTCGGCATCGAGCACGGCGACGTGAGCACCCTGCAGGACCTGGCCAAGCTCCCCTTCACCACCAAGGAGGATTTGCGCCTGGGCTACCCCTACGGCATGTTCGCCGTCCCCCTGCGGGAGGTCGTGCGCATCCACTCGTCCTCCGGGACGACGGGCAAGCCGACGGTCGTCGGCTACACCCGCGCCGACCTCAACAGCTGGACCGAGCTCGCCGCCCGCTTTATGACCGCCGCCGGGGTCACCGACGAGGACATCGTCCACGTCGCCTTCGGCTACGGCCTCTTCACCGGGGCCTTCGGCCTGCACTACGGGGCCGAGCGCATCGGCGCCTCGGTCATCCCCATGTCGAGCGGCAACACCGACAAGCAGCTGATGATCATGCAGGACTACCGCTCCACCGCCCTCGTCAGCACCCCCTCCTACGCCCTGACCATGGCCGACCGCATGGAAAAGGTCGGCATCGACCCGGCCGGGCTCGCCCTGCGGGTCGGGCTGTTCGGCGCCGAGCCCTGGAGCGAACAGATGCGCCGGGAGATCGAGGAGCGCCTCGGCATCGTCGCCACCGACAACTACGGCCTCTCCGAGGTCATGGGCCCGGGGATCGCCGGCGAGTGCCTGCACCGCCGCGGCATGCACATCTTCGAGGACCAGTTCATCGCCGAGATCATCGACCCGGACAGCGGCGAAGTCCTGCCCCCGGGCTCGGTGGGCGAGCTCGTCCTGACCACCATCAACAAAGAAGCCTTCCCGATGATTCGCTACCGCACCCGGGACATCACCCGGCTGCACTACGAGCCGTGCGACTGCGGTCGCACCCACGTGCGCATGGAGAAGACCATGGGCCGCAGCGACGACATGCTGATCATCAAGGGGGTCAACGTCTTCCCGACCCAGATCGAAGAGGTCCTCTTCCAGGTCGAGGGGTGCGAACCCCACTACCAGCTCGTCGTCGAGCGGGAGGGGAGTTCCGACACCCTCGAGGTCCAGGTGGAGGTCAACGAGCGGATCTTCTTCGACGAGATGAAGAAGCAGCGCGCCTTCGTCGACATGCTCCAGAAGCGGCTGGTGTCGACCCTCGGCGTCGGAGCCAAGGTCAAGCTCGTCGAGCCGTCCTCCATGCCTCGCCACGAGGGCAAGGCCCAGCGGGTGATCGACCGCAGGAATCTTTAG
- a CDS encoding ACT domain-containing protein: protein MKVEQISIFIENKSGRLAEVSRVLGEAGVNIRALSLADTSDFGILRLIVDKTDQAKAALKEHSFTVNKTEVVAVEVPDRPLGLCGILRVLDAGQVNVEYMYAFVERCGENAVIIFRFDNPEEAIKVLTANGITVLEGERVYQM, encoded by the coding sequence ATGAAAGTCGAGCAGATTTCCATTTTCATCGAAAACAAGTCGGGCCGCCTGGCCGAGGTTTCCCGGGTGCTCGGGGAGGCGGGGGTCAATATCCGCGCCCTGTCCCTGGCCGACACCTCCGATTTCGGCATCCTGCGCCTCATCGTCGACAAGACCGACCAGGCCAAGGCCGCCCTCAAGGAGCACAGCTTCACCGTCAACAAGACCGAGGTGGTGGCCGTCGAGGTTCCGGACCGGCCCCTCGGGCTCTGCGGCATCCTCCGGGTCCTCGACGCGGGACAGGTAAACGTCGAGTACATGTACGCTTTTGTCGAGCGCTGCGGGGAGAACGCGGTCATCATCTTCCGCTTCGACAACCCCGAGGAGGCGATCAAGGTCCTCACCGCCAACGGCATCACCGTCCTCGAAGGGGAGCGGGTCTACCAGATGTAG
- a CDS encoding phenylacetate--CoA ligase, with translation MIWNDEFETLPREAIESLQLKRLQQTVERVCATVPFYRESFRKAGVGLGTVKTLEDLQRLPFTLKQDMRDNYPYGLFAVPLEQIVRIHASSGTTGKPTVVGYTRRDIDNWAELMARSFVAAGAHKGDVIHNAYGYGLFTGGLGAHYGAEKLGASVIPMSGGNTLKQLMIMQDFGSTVLTCTPSYSLYLAEVAAEQGIDFKALKLKVGIFGAEPWTEQMRSEIESKLNIKAIDIYGLSEILGPGVGIECVEAQNGLHIWEDHFIPEIIDPDTGEVLPAGEKGELVITTITKEGIPLIRYRTRDITRIITEPCVCGRTHARLERMSGRSDDMLIIRGVNVFPSQIESVLFNIEGIEPHYQLIVDREENLDTLEVQVEVGEGTFSDEIKVLQQLSVQIQDEIKDLLGVTCKARLVEPKTIARSEGKARLVIDKREKN, from the coding sequence TCGAAACCCTGCCCCGGGAGGCCATCGAGTCCCTGCAGCTGAAGCGTCTTCAGCAGACCGTCGAGCGGGTCTGCGCCACGGTTCCGTTCTACCGGGAGAGTTTCCGCAAGGCCGGGGTCGGCCTCGGCACGGTCAAGACCCTTGAAGACCTTCAGCGCCTGCCTTTCACCCTCAAGCAGGACATGCGGGACAATTACCCCTACGGGCTGTTCGCCGTTCCCCTCGAGCAGATCGTCCGCATCCACGCCTCCTCGGGGACGACCGGCAAGCCGACGGTGGTCGGCTACACCCGCCGCGACATCGACAACTGGGCCGAGCTCATGGCCCGCTCCTTCGTCGCCGCCGGGGCCCACAAGGGCGACGTCATTCACAACGCCTACGGCTACGGGCTCTTCACCGGCGGGCTCGGGGCCCACTACGGGGCCGAGAAGCTCGGCGCCTCGGTCATCCCCATGTCCGGGGGCAACACCCTCAAGCAGCTCATGATCATGCAGGACTTCGGCTCCACGGTCCTCACCTGCACCCCGTCCTACAGCCTTTACCTGGCAGAGGTGGCCGCCGAGCAGGGGATCGACTTCAAGGCCCTCAAGCTCAAGGTCGGCATCTTCGGGGCCGAGCCCTGGACCGAGCAGATGCGCAGCGAGATCGAGTCCAAGCTGAACATCAAGGCGATCGACATCTACGGCCTCTCCGAGATCCTCGGACCCGGCGTCGGCATCGAGTGCGTCGAGGCCCAGAACGGCCTGCACATCTGGGAGGACCACTTCATTCCCGAGATCATCGACCCCGACACCGGCGAGGTCCTCCCGGCGGGCGAAAAGGGCGAACTCGTCATCACCACGATCACCAAGGAGGGGATTCCCCTCATCCGCTACCGCACCCGGGACATCACCCGCATCATCACCGAGCCCTGCGTCTGCGGCCGCACCCACGCCCGGCTGGAGCGCATGAGCGGCCGAAGCGACGACATGCTCATCATCCGCGGGGTCAACGTTTTCCCCTCCCAGATCGAGAGCGTCCTCTTCAACATCGAGGGGATCGAGCCCCACTACCAGCTCATCGTCGACCGGGAAGAGAACCTCGACACCCTCGAAGTCCAGGTCGAGGTGGGGGAGGGGACCTTCTCCGACGAAATCAAGGTGCTTCAGCAGCTCTCGGTGCAGATCCAGGACGAGATCAAGGACCTGCTCGGGGTCACCTGCAAGGCGCGCCTCGTCGAGCCGAAGACCATCGCCCGCAGCGAAGGCAAGGCCAGGCTGGTGATCGACAAGCGCGAGAAAAACTAA